The region CCAGCGACGGCAGGATCAATCAGAATCCGTGTGTCATCCGCGGCGCTGGTACCGCCAAGCGCGTTCACAAGGTGCGGCCGGCCACCGTCGAGGAGATAGGCATCATCGCCGACGCGATGCCGCCGCAATGGTCGCTGATGGTGCTGCTCGCCGCGTGGCTGGCGATGCGGTTTGGAGAATTGACCGAACTGCGCCGCAAGGACATCGACCTCCGCGACGAGGTGGTCCGCGTGCGGCGCGCGGTAGTCCGCACCGACGACGGTTTCAAGGTGACCACACCCAAGTCGGACGCGGGTATCCGTGACGTTGCAATACCGCCGCACCTCATCCCGGCAATCGAGACGCACCTATCCAAGCACGTCGGCACGAAGGCCGACGCGCTGCTGTTCCCCGCCGTCGGTGGCGGGCACCTGGCCCCGGCTACGCTGTACCGCAGGTTCTACACCGCCCGCGCCAAGGCCAACCGCGACGACCTTCGCTGGCACGATCTGCGCCACTCCGGCGCCGTCCTCGCCGCAGCGACCGGCGCCACACTGGCCGAACTCATGGCCCGCCTTGGGCACTCGACGCCGCAGGCCGCGATGCGATACCAGCACGCGGCTCAGGGCCGTGACCGCCAAATCGCGGCCCTGCTGTCGAAGATCGCGGAGAACAGAGGAGCGTCGTGACGGACGACCGCGCAGATTTTGTGGTTAGGTGCGAGAAGTGTGCGCCTGCGCCAGGCAAGTTGATCGTTAAGTATCGGTGGATGAAGGGCCAGGGTCACTGGATACCTGTCGCCACGCGAGGAAAGCGAAACGTGGAAAGCACGTCGATGCGTGGCGACAAAGTCGACGACTGGTGGTTCCTTCACCTAGACGAAGGCGAAGCGCAGAATGGCGTGCCTCTCCATTCTAGTGCCAGTGACAAGCGGGCTCCGCTGAGAGAGCATCACCAAATCGCCTGCGGAGCAAGACATTGCGCTAACGCCGTTGCGGCTGACGCTGGCCACCTCGAGTTCCTGTTCCAACTCATCGAGCGATCGATAAGCGATGCGCGTAAACCGGGCCGGTCAGAATGGACCTATCTGCTCGCTGACCTCGCGACCGCCGACGAGACTCGCGGGACGATAACCCTCACTCTCGCCGGACTGAGGGCTGCCCTAACGCTGAACAATGCGAAGTGGGTGCGACACACTCGGCAGAGCTGAAAGGCTCCGTCAGCTTCCGTGTGTATCATTTGAGCGGGGCTTGCCGCAGTGCGCCCGTCAGTTAATCCGGATGCGAATTCGGGCAGATCGTTGTGCCCGAGGAGCATCCGATGTCTCAGACCAGGCGCCGCTACGCCAAACTGATTGAGGCCGCCGAGTATCTCGGCGTCACCGACCGCACCATTCGACAGATGATTGCCGACGGCCGGCTCACCGGCTACCGCAACGGCAACCGCATTGTGCGCGTGGACCTTAATGAAGTCGACGCTGTGATGAAGCCGTTCGGTGGTGCGGCGTGACCCAGATACGAAGAAACCCGGGCATCTCGGCCCGGGCCACCTCGACGACGCCAATCGCTGTATCCGATTCTAGCCTCTACCGCCGTCAAGACGGCTACACGGCACCGAGCATCGACGACCGGCTCGATGCGCAGGTGATCGAAGCCGCGAATGCCCGCGGCTTCCGGATTGCCGCCCGCTGCACCCGATGCCGGCAGTGGGTCGTCGCCGCCGAGTCGGTCGCTGCGCACATGGGCCCCGTGTGCCGGGCGAAGGCGGGTGCCTGATGGGTGCCGCATTCGACCGTGTATGTGCGGCGTTCCGAGATAACGGGCTGACTGTCATCGAGCGTTCCGGCGGCCGGGCCGACGCCCAAGCGCCGGGCCATTCTGCTGCTGATCGGTCGGTGACGTTGCGCGCAATCGAGGACCGGGTACTGATGCACTGTCATGCGGGCGAACAACTCGACGACGTGCTCGCCGCGGTCGGCCTGCAAATGCGAGACCTGTTCGACGACCCGAAAGGCTCGACATACCGCTACCCAGACGGCCGAGAGGTGCACCGTTCACCGGATAAGACGTTCCGGCAGAGCGGTAACACCAAGGGGCGCAGCCTTTTCCGCGCTGATCGCATCGGCGACGCCGAAACCGTGCATGTAGTCGAAGGTGAGCAGGACGTCCTTGCAGTCGAGGCGGCCGGCGGGTTCGCTGTGTGCTCGGCGCAGGGCGCCGGCAAGGCGCACCTGTTCGATTGGGAGCCGCTGCGCGGCAAGTCTGTGGTTATCGTGGCCGACCGCGACAAGCCTGGTCGCGACCACGCCAATAAGGTCGCGGAAACCCTGCGCGGTGTGGCTCGGTCCGTGCGGATCGTAGAGGCGGCGGTGGGCAAGGATGCCGCCGACCACATCGCGGCAGGTAAGGCACTCGACGAGTTCGTCCGCGACGAGATTGACGGCGCCGAACTGCTCGACGATGTGCGGGCCGCGCTGACCAAGTATGTGGTGCTGCCGGATAGGCACGCCGCTAACGCGGTCACTTTGTGGATTGCGGCCACGCACACGCTGCCCGCCTTCGAGGTGGCGCCCCGCCTGGTGGCATCCAGTCCGCAGAAACGGTGCGGTAAGAGCCGGTTACTCGATGTCATCGGCGGCACATGCCATAACCCGCTGATGACGGTCAACGCGACGGTGCCAGCGCTGTTCCGGTCAATCGGAGGTGAGCACCCGCCGACGCTGATCGTCGACGAGGCAGACACGATCTTCGGATCGAAGAAGGTGGCCGAGAACAACGAGGACTTCCGGGCTCTGTTGAACGCGGGCCACCAACGCGGCCGGCCCGCGCTGCGCTGCGTCGGCCCACAGCAGACACCGACCGAGTTCCCGACGTTCGCAATGGCCGTGCTTGCCGGCATCGGTGCGATGCCCGACACCATCACCGACCGCGCGGTCAACATCACCATGCGCCGCCGCGCGGGCGGAGAAACGGTGTCGCAGTTCCGGTCCCGCCGTGACGGGCCGATCCTGGCTGCCCTGCGTGACCGGCTGGCCGCGTGGGCAGCAACCCAGCTCGACGCGCTGAGTCGAGCCGAACCCGCTATGCCCGTCGAGGACCGGGCGGCCGACACGTGGGAACCCCTCATCGCGGTAGCTGACGCGGCCGGAGGCAGGTGGCCGGAATTGGCCCGTGCGGCTTGTACCGCTCTGGTGAATGCCGCCGCCGAGGACGACGAGGACGCCAACCTAGGCACGCTGCTGCTCACCGACATCCGCGAAGTGTTCACCTCGACGCACCGCACCTTCATCCCATCACCGGAGTTGTGCAGCGAGCTACGCAAGATCACCGACTCGCCCTGGCAGACGTTCGACCTCACCCCGAACGCCCTTGCTTATCGGTTGCGCGAGTACAAGATCAAGACAAAGCACAACGCGGCCGGGTCGCAACGCGGGTACCGGATCGAGGCATTCGAGGACGCATTCCACCGATATCTGCGGCCCACCCCGTCAGAGGCCGTCAGGCCGTCAGAAACGCAGGTCAACTCAGGTGGTGCGCCTGACGGGTCTGACGCTCTAACCGTCAGGCCGTCAGATACCCGTCAGGTCGAAAACAGTACCTCACCTGCGGTTCTGACACCCTTGACGCTTTCTGACGGGTATAGCGCCGAGAACGGTTCAACCCGATGCGGATTCCAGGCGAGCCCGCCGTGCTTCCACTGCGACAAGCCGGTGCCCGATCGGCAACGGGACGATCACCGGCGCTTCGTCTGCCCCAGCTGCCGACGGGAAACCGCATGAACCCGAATACCAGTCAGGCCGACCGCGACTGGCTCGACGTCCACAACCTGAACGAACCCTAGAGACCCACGACGAAGGAGAACTGACCTATGCCTGACATCGAGGTGCTGCGCCGCGCGATCGCGGCCTACGACGCCGCGGTGGGTGCGCGATGAGCGCCCTGGACCTGTTCGACGCGGTGGGCTTGGCCCCGTCGTTGCCGGGTGCGAAGTGTCGTGGCCGACACCGCCTGTTCGACCCGCCCAATCACGGCGTCGAGCCTGGCGAGGCTGAGTATGCCGAGCGGGCCGCGCAGCGGTTGTGCAGCGTGTGCCCGGCGTTGGTCCGCTGCGCCGCCTGGTTCGAGTCGCTGCCGCCCAGCCGCCGACCGCTTGGCGTGGTGGCTGGCCGAGTGAACCGACCAAGACCCGTGGGACGACCGAGGAGGACAGCGTGAACAACGGTGACGACGACGGTACCGAAGTGCGGCCGCTGTGCCCGCGGTGTCTGCGGGACTTGCCTGCCCGCGGCTGCGTACTGTGTGAGTTCTGCTCGGTGGTGACGTCGTGAGGATGCATCGGGTGCGGGAGTTCGAGCCGACGGCCTGGCCGACCTCGGGCTCAGACAGGCGGGTGTATATCGCTTGTGGGTGGGTGCGGTTCACCGCCACCGCTGAGGAGGCCGAGGCGTTCGCCGCGCTGCTCCTCAAGGCGGCCGAGGAGGTGCGCGGTGATTCGTAGCGTCCGAGACATGGTGCACCTGCGGTGGCGCACCGCCCAACTGATGCGAGCGATGGTCGACGGCGAGGGTGGGCAGGCCTGGGCACTGCGCCAGGCGATGCGTGTCGAGGCGGTCGCCGACGCCGACCTATGCGACGAGTTCCGGCTGCTGCTGGGACAGTTCGGCCACCGCACGCCGGTGCACCTGAGCGAGGAGGTCTCGCGGCTGTGGCGCACGCTGCGCTCGCTGTGCGTGCGCTGCGGCCGGTCCAGCCCGAACCTCGATAATGGCGGGGTCTGTGTCGATTGTGTGGTGGTGGAGCGATGATCGACAGAGTCAACGGCGTGGTCCTGGAGGCGGTCGACGCGAAGTATCTGCTCGACGCGCTCGACGTGCTGCTCCAAGGGCGCCGGGCGTCGCCGCGGCTGGCCGACTTCATCGACCGGCTACGTCGAACTGCCGAAAAGCTTTCGCCTGCGCAAGAAAACACTCACGCAACCGTCAGAGAAATTGGCGGGCCGCACGATTCGGGCCACGCTGGGCTCTATGACCTCGTGGACAGCAGCGAAGCGGCCCGCATTCTGGGCTGCACGCCGGCCAACGTCCGCGATCTTGCGCGCCGGGGCCGCTTACCGCGGCACCGCGCCGGTGGGCGGTGGCTGTACCCGGCGAGAAGCGTTGCCGCCCTTGCTGAGCGGCGCGCGGCCACACGGGGCTGAGAATGCCTGATCTGGTCGCCATCCCGAATGTCGAGCTGGTACGCGTCGGCGTGCATGAGATCAGCACCGGAACGTGGACCGTCGAGCGCGCCGACCTCACCGACGCTGTCGAGGCGTCGCGGGCCGGCATCGTTCGCGATCCGGTCGTCAAGCTGGGGCACTCGGGGATGGGCGACGCCGCACCGGCGTTGGGCCGCGTGACGAACCTGCGGGTTGCGCAAGGTGGCGACCTGCTGCTGGCCGACTTCCGAGACGTTCCCCGGTCTGTGGCAGCACTGATGCCGAAGGCGTGGCCGCAGCGCAGCGTCGAGGGCCTGGTCAACTTCACCGACACGGCGGGCCGCACCTGGCGGTTCGTGTTGACCGCCGTTGCCCTGCTGGGTGCTGAGATGCCCGGCGTTGATGGCCTCGCCGACGTCGGCGCTCTCTACGGGATCGACGTCGCTGCGACGCGCGTGGTGCTCGCCGCACACCGCGGCACCTCCGACTGCACCCGAGCGGTAGCGGTGGCCGCCGCGCGGCGCCGACGCACTCACCGACTCACCACCTACCCGAAAGGCTGACTGACCCATGTCGACAACCCTGTCCAATTCCAGCGTCTACGCCCCCGGCGCAGACATCACCGCCGAGGCCTCCGCGGCAGTGACCGCCCGCCGATTCCTGGCCATCAGCGGTAACCGGGCCAGCGGCGGCAACGTGTCCGTCGCGCCGGCCACGGCCGCGGGCCGGGTGTGCGGGGTCGCGGGCAACGACGCCGCCAGCGGTGAACTCGTCACCGTCGTGCGCGGCAACAGTCGTGTGGTCAAGGTGACCGCTGACGGCGCGATCACCGCGTTCGCCGAGGTCGAGGTCGGCACCGCCGGCAAGGCCAAGGCCAAGGCCTCCGGAATCGCCGTCGGCTACGCCATCAACGGCGCAGCCGACGGCGCCGACGCCGAAATCTCCCTCTACTGAACAGGACTGACACATGCCGAATGCACTGATTCCCGAACTGACCGGACGGCGCCTCACCGTCGACACGGCGCTCAAGCAGCCGACGATGATCCGCGCGCAGATCGCCAAGCTCGCCGACGATCAGATCCTGCTGCCGAAGTTCTTCCGCACGCTGGGCGCCAAGGTCGAGGGTGGCGGCATGCTCTACTCGGTGATCCAGGCCTCGGACTTCTTCACCAGCGACGTCGAAAAGCGCAGCGCACGAGCCGAATACAAGGTCGTCGAGGGTGTCGACCCCGAGCCGAAGCTCGCCGTTGTCGAGGACTGGGGCGGCAAGTTCCAGGTCGGGATCGAGGAAATCACCCGCAACGACGTCAACTATCTCGATCAGCAGACCACGCAGCTGGCGAACACCATCGCCCGCAAGCTCGACGTGCGCGCCATGACCGAACTCAACGCCGCGGTCACCGGCGCCAATGTGGTCCCCGGTCACGACTGGTCCGGCCTGGTCACCGTCGGTGACCCCACGTCACTGACCTCCTCGGCCGAGCTGCCCACCGCCGACCTGTCAGCCGCACAGCTGGCCTCCGACCTCCAGGAACTCGGCGTCCGGCATGACCTGCTGGTGGTGCACCCGAACGAGGCGCACAGCCTGCGGGTGGCCTATGGCGACAAGCTGCAAGCCATGCTCGACTCAGCCGGGGTCGGCCTGTTCGCCAACCCGCGCATCACCGCCGGTACCGCGTGGGCCATCGAGACCGCCAAAGTCGGCACCGTGGGTTTCGAGTTCCCGCTGACCGTCGACGTCTGGGAAGAGAAGAGCACCAGAAGCTACTGGGTGCAGGGCTATGTCGTGCCCGCCTTCGGCGTCGACCGTCCGTTCGCCGCCAAGAAGCTGACCGGCCTGGCCGGCTGAAACCACCCCTGAGAGGACGCACACCATGGCGCTGACATTTGACGACACACAGGCCGCGACGCTGCTCGACCTGCTCGGGCTGCCCGCCGACACGACCGACGTCGAGACCATCCTGGCGACGGTCAAAGACGCGGTCACCGCTTCAACCGCCGATGGCGCGCAGCCGTCGGCAGTCGCGGCCGCGGCAAAGCGAGTTGGCATGGAACTACTCGACACCGACACTGCGGCATCCCTGCGCGCCGAGGCCGCCGAAGGCCGCCAGATCAAGGCTGCGGCCGTCTGCCAGAAGATCGAGGCCTCGGTCGGCGACGCGATCGCCAAGGGCAAGATCACCCCGGCGCGCCGCAAGCACTGGATCGACCTCATCACCGCCGATCCCGGTATGGCCGACGTGCTGGCCAGCGTGCCCAACGAAACCGCGGTGCCGATGACCGAGATAGGTCACGGCATGGACTCCGATGGCGCTCCCGGCCAACCCAACGACGCGTGGTTCTACTGATGCCAACACGAACACTCGACGTCGCACTCTGGGACTACCGCGACCAGGCCGGCCGCAAGCGGCGCGCGCACTACCGCGAGACCTTTGAGCTGCCCGACTCCGAGGTCGAGCGGGGCGAACGCGCTGGCGTGTTCACCAACGAACCGACAGCGTCAGCTCCTCCGCTGCCGACCAAGTCCAGCACCAACCGCGAGCTGGTCGACTGGCTCGTCGAGCGCGGCGACGCTGATCGCGACGAGGTCAAGGGGCTTACCAAAGCGCAACTGTGGCAACGCATCGAAACGACGGAAGACGTTGCAGCGCAATAGGATTGATGCAGCCAAAGGCATTGCGGCACAACGGGGTACGGTGCCCCGAAATAATTAGGGCCACCCCCTCTGACCTGCAATGACTGCTGTCATGCTTTTTTTATTTTCCCGAGCGGGCCCAAAAAGGTCTCTGGTCCATTTCCTCGGGGGGAGAGAAAAGATGACTGGCGGTCCGACCAGGCCTTATGGGGGGCCTCGATATTTTCGAGGCACAACCACCAGAACCGCACCGAGGCCGAAATGTGTTATAGCGCAGTGTATTACACGAAGGCTCAGAATCGATCGCGTGCGGATGGGCGGTCCGCTGGAAGTTCACCGGTTACTTCTAGTCCCAAGCGTTGAAGCTCCGCGACTGCGGCTTCCGGACGATCTCGAACTGCGGCGGCAGTCTGCATGGCGCGCCAGAGTTCACGCCCGTTCTTGATCTCTTCTCGCCAGCCTTCGCGGCCGGCGACCCGGCACTCCGAGATGAGAAACTCGATGAAATCCTCAACGCATGGTCGAAATCTGTCGCCGCCGGTGGGGATGTGAATCGATTGGACCGCGGCTGGTGAGTCGTGGCCGGTGGCAGCGAGCAGCTGGGTGAATAATCCGCTCTCGGCATGAACATGGATGTGCGAACAAGGGACGCTCTGGGCATCGCGGATGTATTCGACTCGCACGATCGGCTTTTTCCCACGAGAGTCTCGCAGCTGGAAAGTCGAGACGTGGACAGCTAAGTGCTGTCCGGACCGATCGGTGCCGAGCGCATAGTCGAGCTGCAGCATTCCAATCGTGGGTCCGCCTGGTGTGGCATGAAGGGTCTGCCTGTAGGAGAAGGTGAACCGCCGGCCGTCGGGAGACGCCTCAATTGTGAGGACGTCGGGCCGGGGCTCGCCTTCGAGGCACATCAGCACGCGGCTCAATACGTCCTCGGCGAATTGCCTCACGCGGGTTTCGAGCGCGTACGGCTCAGTCATCCCCCGAGCAGGAAGCGGATGGCGCGCACCTCGTCCCAGGCGGCAAGCTCCTCTGGCGTAAGCATGTACCGGGAGGCTAGGTCGGCAAGCTCGTCATACTCCATACCGACGGCCGCGAGGACGCTACGTAGCCGTTCGTGCAGCTCATCAGCACTCGCGTGCTCGATAGTTACCGGCATCCTGTCACCTCCTCGCTCGGCTGCTTCTACCTTCATTATGCAGATGGTTTGCCAACTACCCGGGACGAACATGCTGATTTGTAGCACCTGGCACTGACAGATCGCCCCCGCATCAACGCACGGCGTTGAGTCATTCGCCGCGCATCGCAATCACGTCGGCTTCTAACTGCTTCACCGCGTCGTAGAGCTTCTGGACGACGGTCTGAGAGCTTCGACCGAAGTTGTGGGAAGCGTCCCACACGGCAGCGGATAAAGGCAGGTGGTCGGGCCTGGGCTCTTGGTAGCCGTTCGGGCCAGCTTGCGGCTTGCTGCTCATGCCTGCACCGTAACGGCGCAGGCCGACATGTTGCGGCCCCGACCACCCGCGAGGGCAGGCCGGGGCCGCGTGCCGGGTGCAGTGTTGCGCTAGGGCTGTAGCCGGTCCAGGTCGTCGGCCGCGTCGAGTAGCGCCTGGCCGAGGCGTCGGGCGGTTTCGCTGTCGAGTTCGTCGTCCTCGTGCACACCTCCGACGCGGATGCAGCGGTCCTCGACAGTCCCGTCGTGCAGCTGGGTGCCGAACAGTGTGACCGTGGCCGGGTGGCCGCTCAAATACGCCGCCCCTGGAATGGTTCGCGTCGGCCCAGTGAAGATTCGGAACTGGTCGGGATGGCCGACGTCGGCCCAGTCGTAGACGTCGGTGGACCGGCAGGCATAGGCACTGCGCTCATCGGGCCACCCACCCGTCGACCTCGTCCGCGGCGGCGAGCAGGGCGGCGGCAAGTTCGCGGGCCTGGTCCGTCGTGAGCGGATTTGATTCCTCGAGGTTGAAGGCGTAGACGTGGGGCGCTTCGGTGCGCCCGTCGTCGACACTGCCATCGGCCCACTGCACCGCCGACGGCGAAACGACGGCCCGGTGGCCGGCAATAGTGCGG is a window of Mycolicibacterium chubuense NBB4 DNA encoding:
- a CDS encoding DUF3631 domain-containing protein, with amino-acid sequence MTLRAIEDRVLMHCHAGEQLDDVLAAVGLQMRDLFDDPKGSTYRYPDGREVHRSPDKTFRQSGNTKGRSLFRADRIGDAETVHVVEGEQDVLAVEAAGGFAVCSAQGAGKAHLFDWEPLRGKSVVIVADRDKPGRDHANKVAETLRGVARSVRIVEAAVGKDAADHIAAGKALDEFVRDEIDGAELLDDVRAALTKYVVLPDRHAANAVTLWIAATHTLPAFEVAPRLVASSPQKRCGKSRLLDVIGGTCHNPLMTVNATVPALFRSIGGEHPPTLIVDEADTIFGSKKVAENNEDFRALLNAGHQRGRPALRCVGPQQTPTEFPTFAMAVLAGIGAMPDTITDRAVNITMRRRAGGETVSQFRSRRDGPILAALRDRLAAWAATQLDALSRAEPAMPVEDRAADTWEPLIAVADAAGGRWPELARAACTALVNAAAEDDEDANLGTLLLTDIREVFTSTHRTFIPSPELCSELRKITDSPWQTFDLTPNALAYRLREYKIKTKHNAAGSQRGYRIEAFEDAFHRYLRPTPSEAVRPSETQVNSGGAPDGSDALTVRPSDTRQVENSTSPAVLTPLTLSDGYSAENGSTRCGFQASPPCFHCDKPVPDRQRDDHRRFVCPSCRRETA
- a CDS encoding helix-turn-helix domain-containing protein encodes the protein MIDRVNGVVLEAVDAKYLLDALDVLLQGRRASPRLADFIDRLRRTAEKLSPAQENTHATVREIGGPHDSGHAGLYDLVDSSEAARILGCTPANVRDLARRGRLPRHRAGGRWLYPARSVAALAERRAATRG
- a CDS encoding major capsid protein, whose product is MPNALIPELTGRRLTVDTALKQPTMIRAQIAKLADDQILLPKFFRTLGAKVEGGGMLYSVIQASDFFTSDVEKRSARAEYKVVEGVDPEPKLAVVEDWGGKFQVGIEEITRNDVNYLDQQTTQLANTIARKLDVRAMTELNAAVTGANVVPGHDWSGLVTVGDPTSLTSSAELPTADLSAAQLASDLQELGVRHDLLVVHPNEAHSLRVAYGDKLQAMLDSAGVGLFANPRITAGTAWAIETAKVGTVGFEFPLTVDVWEEKSTRSYWVQGYVVPAFGVDRPFAAKKLTGLAG
- a CDS encoding capsid cement protein, producing MSTTLSNSSVYAPGADITAEASAAVTARRFLAISGNRASGGNVSVAPATAAGRVCGVAGNDAASGELVTVVRGNSRVVKVTADGAITAFAEVEVGTAGKAKAKASGIAVGYAINGAADGADAEISLY
- a CDS encoding tyrosine-type recombinase/integrase, producing MARKTRAAGTFGSVDQLPSGRYRAMYYGPDGRRHKAPTTFVAKADARAWLSLRQAEIISHAWMPPGAEPAPKVTFAEYAKGWLDNRQVGGRPLKDRTREHYRKLLDEHIEPTFGTLPIASISADDVRGWYAATLTNRPTMRAHAYGLLRTIMATAASDGRINQNPCVIRGAGTAKRVHKVRPATVEEIGIIADAMPPQWSLMVLLAAWLAMRFGELTELRRKDIDLRDEVVRVRRAVVRTDDGFKVTTPKSDAGIRDVAIPPHLIPAIETHLSKHVGTKADALLFPAVGGGHLAPATLYRRFYTARAKANRDDLRWHDLRHSGAVLAAATGATLAELMARLGHSTPQAAMRYQHAAQGRDRQIAALLSKIAENRGAS
- a CDS encoding phage protease codes for the protein MALTFDDTQAATLLDLLGLPADTTDVETILATVKDAVTASTADGAQPSAVAAAAKRVGMELLDTDTAASLRAEAAEGRQIKAAAVCQKIEASVGDAIAKGKITPARRKHWIDLITADPGMADVLASVPNETAVPMTEIGHGMDSDGAPGQPNDAWFY
- a CDS encoding excisionase family DNA-binding protein: MSQTRRRYAKLIEAAEYLGVTDRTIRQMIADGRLTGYRNGNRIVRVDLNEVDAVMKPFGGAA